The Abyssibacter profundi sequence CCATGTCATCCAGCTACCATCACCTGAGCCCAGAAGAGCGTGCGACCATCATGATTCAGCACGGCCAGGGCGCCACGCTTAGTTCCATCGCACGCCTGTTG is a genomic window containing:
- a CDS encoding helix-turn-helix domain-containing protein, with product MSSSYHHLSPEERATIMIQHGQGATLSSIARLL